Proteins found in one Arthrobacter sp. U41 genomic segment:
- a CDS encoding TetR/AcrR family transcriptional regulator produces MSQERLGAANGNKQQLSLRERSKLGKAERIRAAAEQLLSQRSIDQITTREVAELAGIGEATLFRYIGSKRELLMMVYGDQMDDILTNIEREDAVLASSGSMRRDDGQAYCDRIYSVYRARCEFYRRNPDNAALYMREGFQVGSATGARNIAQGDRSIRMVGAILAEGQSHGALIATVDPYLVAQNCHGIFIHEVDRTPVRGFTPETIWDRTSARLSVQLSPLVITAG; encoded by the coding sequence GTGAGTCAAGAACGACTGGGGGCAGCCAATGGCAATAAGCAGCAGCTGAGCCTCCGGGAACGGTCCAAACTAGGGAAAGCTGAGCGAATCAGGGCGGCGGCCGAACAGCTCCTCAGCCAACGGAGCATCGACCAAATCACCACCAGGGAGGTCGCAGAGCTGGCCGGCATTGGGGAGGCAACGCTTTTTCGCTACATCGGAAGCAAGCGCGAACTCCTGATGATGGTGTACGGAGATCAGATGGACGACATCCTGACCAACATCGAGAGGGAAGATGCCGTCTTAGCGTCTTCAGGATCGATGAGACGGGACGACGGGCAGGCCTATTGCGACCGCATCTATAGCGTCTACCGTGCCCGGTGCGAGTTCTACCGCCGTAATCCGGATAACGCCGCCCTCTACATGCGGGAAGGCTTCCAGGTCGGTAGCGCGACCGGAGCCCGCAATATTGCCCAGGGAGACCGGTCTATCCGCATGGTCGGGGCTATCCTGGCGGAAGGTCAAAGCCATGGGGCGCTAATTGCGACCGTGGATCCCTACCTCGTGGCCCAAAACTGTCATGGCATTTTTATCCACGAAGTCGACCGCACGCCGGTTCGAGGCTTCACGCCAGAAACGATATGGGACCGGACTAGCGCCCGGCTATCCGTGCAGTTGTCCCCGCTCGTCATCACTGCCGGCTAA
- a CDS encoding MFS transporter — translation MTNPGRPSRVAYWGLLGSSTLATLSSNILNAPLEIIRTELSSSVAEIVLMVSAFTVVLTVAVPVAGWWCDRFGNRRMLVSAFALMVAADLAGSMAETVGMLVPVRGLQGLATSFIAPTVQKSLFVIWPDFRKRSLALWASALGIGQAVGPLAGGAISQTLGWRAVFIVHAVLCAAMLFLLLATLPRVVDRTVRTNVAGLLLLMAGTGGVVIGLTLFAQRTVSSAAIISGLLGSVLLVGFVWVAYQRPDDLIDPRQLIGRTFAGSAAGASAAMFAMGSFLVATPLFLSARLNTRPDVIGVILCCLAIAMSLGGPLTGVLCRKWATSVAMRLGLLVNLVAAAGMGLVLLLPTPLAITVAVTLLLTLAGFGISIVQSTSAEALAASPPGRSGFGIGIHNMLKFAGMAVAYAWIAAFPPGENPLLTYMGVAVGIAAVFVFVWLTGEAAPPSGGRRMWSRSRARRGSQKGPGEPDGGSCEPQSDLAT, via the coding sequence ATGACAAATCCCGGCAGACCATCGAGGGTCGCATACTGGGGATTACTGGGATCATCTACGCTGGCCACGTTATCGAGCAATATTCTTAACGCGCCTCTGGAGATTATTAGGACCGAACTAAGCTCCAGCGTCGCTGAAATCGTGCTGATGGTCAGCGCTTTCACCGTCGTTTTGACCGTCGCGGTCCCAGTGGCTGGGTGGTGGTGCGACCGCTTCGGCAACCGCCGTATGCTCGTAAGCGCTTTTGCCCTGATGGTCGCCGCGGACCTCGCAGGGTCGATGGCAGAAACCGTGGGTATGCTCGTTCCCGTACGGGGCCTACAGGGGCTGGCAACAAGCTTTATTGCCCCGACAGTGCAGAAATCGCTCTTCGTCATCTGGCCCGACTTCCGGAAGCGCTCCCTAGCTCTATGGGCCTCGGCATTGGGCATCGGGCAGGCTGTTGGACCGCTGGCAGGCGGTGCCATCAGCCAGACCCTCGGCTGGCGGGCCGTGTTCATCGTCCATGCAGTACTTTGTGCCGCCATGCTGTTTCTACTCTTAGCAACGCTGCCGCGAGTTGTCGACCGAACGGTGCGAACGAACGTTGCCGGCCTCCTCCTGCTCATGGCTGGAACGGGAGGAGTCGTAATCGGACTCACCCTGTTTGCCCAGCGGACGGTGTCATCCGCAGCGATAATTAGCGGACTCCTCGGTAGCGTGCTGCTCGTGGGGTTCGTGTGGGTGGCGTATCAAAGACCCGACGACCTTATCGACCCTCGGCAGCTGATTGGGCGTACATTTGCCGGAAGTGCAGCCGGAGCCTCGGCAGCGATGTTTGCAATGGGCTCTTTCCTAGTAGCCACACCTTTGTTTCTGTCAGCGCGCCTGAACACTCGTCCGGACGTCATCGGCGTCATCCTGTGTTGCTTGGCCATCGCCATGAGCCTGGGCGGTCCCTTGACTGGCGTCCTTTGCCGAAAGTGGGCGACCAGCGTGGCGATGAGGCTCGGTCTGCTCGTGAACCTGGTCGCGGCGGCAGGCATGGGGCTGGTGTTGCTCTTGCCGACACCACTGGCAATCACGGTGGCAGTGACTCTCTTGCTCACCCTTGCGGGATTTGGAATCTCAATCGTTCAGAGTACGTCGGCGGAGGCCCTCGCAGCCTCACCACCCGGGCGATCGGGGTTTGGGATCGGTATTCACAATATGCTGAAATTCGCGGGCATGGCCGTTGCCTATGCTTGGATCGCTGCTTTCCCCCCCGGGGAAAACCCGCTACTGACTTACATGGGAGTCGCGGTGGGGATCGCTGCGGTATTTGTTTTTGTCTGGTTGACGGGGGAAGCTGCTCCTCCGTCCGGCGGCCGGCGAATGTGGTCGCGATCCCGGGCCCGGCGGGGCAGCCAAAAAGGGCCTGGCGAACCCGACGGCGGTTCCTGCGAACCGCAATCAGACTTGGCGACCTGA
- a CDS encoding IS256 family transposase produces MTAPYSIDPTRFLSEQLEQASPDLLRQMLQSFITALMGAEADAVCGAEYGIASTERVNSRNGYRHRDFDTRAGTLDVAIPKLRQGTYFPDWLLERRRRAEAALTSVVATCYLLGVSTRRMEKLVESLGITRLSKSQVSNMARDLDEQVEAFRTRPLDAGPYTFVAADALVLKVREGGRVANVHALVATGVNADGHREVLGIQATSSEDGAGWLGFFRDLTARGLTGVKLVTSDAHAGLVAAIGATLPGASWQRCRTHYAANLMSLTPKTSWPWVKTLLHSVYDPPDADAVHAQFGRVLHALEEKLPKVADHLETARADVLAFTPFPRGLWRQVWSNNPQERLNREIRRRTDVVGIFPDRNSLIRLVGAVLAEQHDDRIEARRYLSLDLIQQAQTTGTTTTEETANTPELALSA; encoded by the coding sequence ATGACCGCACCTTATTCTATCGATCCGACCCGTTTTCTGTCGGAGCAGCTCGAGCAGGCGTCCCCTGACTTGCTGCGCCAGATGCTCCAGAGCTTCATCACCGCCCTGATGGGTGCCGAGGCCGACGCCGTCTGCGGCGCCGAATACGGCATCGCCTCCACGGAGCGGGTGAACTCCCGCAACGGGTACCGGCACCGGGACTTCGACACCCGTGCCGGGACGCTGGACGTCGCCATCCCGAAGCTGCGCCAGGGCACGTATTTCCCGGACTGGCTGCTGGAGCGCCGGCGCCGGGCCGAGGCCGCACTGACCTCGGTGGTGGCGACTTGCTACCTGCTCGGGGTCTCCACCCGTCGGATGGAGAAACTCGTCGAATCCCTGGGCATCACCCGGCTGTCCAAGTCCCAGGTCTCCAACATGGCCCGGGACCTGGACGAACAGGTCGAGGCGTTCCGGACCCGGCCCCTGGACGCGGGCCCGTATACGTTCGTCGCCGCCGATGCGCTGGTGTTGAAGGTCCGCGAGGGCGGGCGGGTCGCGAACGTCCACGCCCTGGTCGCGACCGGCGTCAACGCCGACGGGCACCGGGAAGTCCTGGGGATCCAGGCCACCTCCTCCGAGGACGGGGCCGGCTGGCTCGGCTTCTTCCGCGACCTGACCGCCCGCGGCCTGACCGGGGTGAAGCTGGTGACCTCCGATGCGCACGCCGGGCTCGTCGCGGCGATCGGGGCAACCCTGCCCGGAGCGTCCTGGCAGCGCTGCCGAACCCACTACGCGGCGAATCTGATGTCCCTCACACCCAAGACCTCCTGGCCCTGGGTGAAAACCCTGCTGCACAGTGTTTACGACCCGCCCGACGCGGACGCCGTGCACGCCCAGTTCGGCCGCGTCCTGCACGCCCTCGAAGAGAAGCTGCCCAAGGTCGCGGACCACCTCGAAACCGCCCGCGCCGACGTGCTCGCCTTCACACCGTTCCCGAGGGGGCTCTGGCGCCAGGTGTGGTCCAACAACCCGCAGGAACGCCTGAACCGGGAGATCCGCCGCCGCACCGACGTGGTCGGGATCTTCCCCGACCGGAACTCCCTCATCCGCCTCGTCGGCGCCGTCCTGGCCGAGCAACACGATGACAGGATCGAAGCCCGCCGCTACCTCAGCCTGGACCTCATCCAACAGGCCCAGACCACCGGCACCACAACCACAGAGGAGACAGCGAACACCCCAGAACTGGCGCTCAGCGCCTAA
- a CDS encoding nuclear transport factor 2 family protein translates to MSSDPEAVAQRWVTSLSAHDLEAAVDCFDAAYVDEAPARRGESVRGQDSVRRNFSMLLSDLPDLAANISRTVADGDDVWMEWSMQGTRRDGTLLEFVGVNIFRVKDGRFRSGRIYTEIVRDAGGIDAQINRMAKGNS, encoded by the coding sequence ATGAGTAGCGATCCGGAGGCGGTGGCGCAGCGCTGGGTTACATCCCTGTCGGCGCATGACCTGGAAGCGGCCGTGGATTGCTTTGACGCCGCCTATGTTGATGAAGCGCCGGCACGCCGCGGGGAATCCGTGCGGGGGCAGGACTCCGTCCGTCGAAATTTCAGCATGCTTCTTAGCGACCTGCCTGATCTCGCTGCCAACATATCCCGGACTGTGGCGGACGGCGATGATGTTTGGATGGAGTGGAGCATGCAGGGAACACGCCGGGATGGCACGCTCCTGGAGTTCGTGGGGGTCAACATCTTTCGGGTCAAAGACGGCAGATTCCGCTCGGGTCGGATCTATACGGAAATTGTGCGCGACGCCGGTGGGATTGATGCGCAGATTAACCGTATGGCTAAGGGAAATAGCTGA
- a CDS encoding antibiotic biosynthesis monooxygenase family protein, producing MTSPRRPGDDLPRDAAEPPLERPAVGGVFYTSGRWSVRQGHEEAFARAFEESGVKDVDPPIRGLLQRPRLLRDLSQPRNYLSYAVWESREAIDEFRARTDFPAMIARMKEHLDDMQISTLELVLGQGLTEMGLDS from the coding sequence ATGACCAGTCCACGACGGCCCGGCGATGACCTGCCAAGGGATGCCGCCGAACCACCTCTTGAGCGGCCAGCTGTCGGCGGGGTGTTCTATACATCCGGCCGCTGGTCAGTAAGGCAAGGCCATGAGGAGGCATTCGCTCGGGCGTTCGAGGAGTCGGGCGTAAAAGATGTCGATCCTCCGATTCGCGGGCTCCTGCAGCGTCCCCGGCTACTTCGGGATCTCAGTCAGCCTCGGAACTATCTCAGTTACGCCGTGTGGGAGAGCCGGGAAGCGATCGACGAGTTCAGGGCGCGGACGGATTTCCCGGCCATGATCGCGCGGATGAAAGAACATTTGGATGACATGCAGATCTCCACACTGGAGCTCGTTCTGGGACAAGGACTGACGGAGATGGGGCTGGATTCCTAA
- a CDS encoding cupin domain-containing protein translates to MGYFVSGRMKVVMNDGEEMDYGPGDFATMAPGHDAWVVGDEPCVVIDWQGFADYAKP, encoded by the coding sequence ATGGGCTACTTCGTTTCCGGCCGGATGAAGGTCGTTATGAACGACGGTGAAGAAATGGATTATGGGCCTGGCGACTTCGCCACCATGGCCCCTGGACATGACGCATGGGTAGTGGGAGACGAACCTTGCGTGGTGATCGACTGGCAGGGGTTCGCCGACTACGCCAAACCATAA
- a CDS encoding IS3 family transposase (programmed frameshift), with translation MPAQRKYPNELRERATRMAIDARKDPATRTGAFRRIGEQLEVNPEALRTWVSRAGTDEGLRPGTTTADADRITELEREVRELRRANTILKQASACLSRGGARPPVEVMCAFVDKHRDEHGVEPICKALQIAPSTYYARRSRPESARAVSDRELGEKIESVHAQNYGVYGVRKIHKELHRQDIPAARCTVERLMRQKGLRGISRSKGPRTTKPAPETGRPADLVERRFQATAPNRLWVADITYVRTFAGWVYAAFVIDVFSRRVVGWQVATSLYTDLALDALEMGIWARTRDGADLTGLVHHSDRGVQYRAIRYTQRLEEADAVASVGSKGDSYDNALAEAFNSLFKAELIRNKGPWRDINHLEVAVAEYVDWFNHRRLHGEIGHVPPVEYEQLHAVHPAPELLSISN, from the exons ATGCCAGCACAACGGAAGTACCCAAACGAGCTGCGTGAGCGCGCAACGCGGATGGCCATTGATGCAAGGAAAGACCCTGCGACCAGGACCGGCGCGTTCCGCCGGATCGGTGAGCAGCTCGAGGTAAATCCCGAGGCGCTGCGGACCTGGGTGAGCCGGGCCGGGACCGACGAGGGCCTGAGGCCGGGCACGACAACGGCGGACGCGGACCGGATCACCGAACTTGAGCGTGAGGTCCGCGAGCTGCGCCGGGCGAACACGATCCTGAAGCAGGCCTCGGCTTGTCTATCGCG CGGCGGAGCTCGACCGCCCGTCGAGGTGATGTGCGCCTTCGTGGACAAGCACCGCGATGAACACGGGGTCGAGCCGATCTGCAAGGCGCTGCAGATCGCCCCTAGCACGTACTACGCCCGCCGTTCCCGGCCGGAGTCCGCCAGAGCAGTCAGCGACCGCGAGCTGGGGGAAAAGATCGAGAGCGTCCACGCTCAGAACTACGGCGTCTACGGAGTCCGGAAGATCCACAAGGAGCTGCACCGGCAGGACATCCCAGCGGCGCGCTGCACCGTCGAGCGGCTGATGCGCCAGAAGGGCCTGCGCGGGATCTCGCGGTCCAAAGGGCCGCGCACCACGAAGCCGGCACCGGAGACCGGCAGGCCCGCGGACCTGGTCGAACGCCGGTTCCAGGCCACGGCGCCAAACCGGCTGTGGGTCGCAGACATCACGTATGTCCGCACGTTCGCCGGCTGGGTCTACGCGGCGTTCGTCATCGACGTCTTCTCCCGCAGAGTCGTCGGCTGGCAGGTGGCCACGAGCCTTTACACCGACCTGGCGCTGGACGCTTTGGAGATGGGCATCTGGGCCCGGACCCGGGACGGCGCAGACCTTACCGGGCTGGTGCATCATTCGGACCGCGGCGTGCAGTATCGTGCGATCCGCTACACCCAGCGCCTCGAGGAAGCAGATGCGGTGGCCTCCGTCGGGTCCAAGGGCGATAGCTATGACAATGCCCTCGCCGAGGCGTTCAACTCGCTATTCAAGGCCGAACTCATCCGCAACAAGGGCCCATGGCGGGACATCAACCACCTCGAGGTCGCCGTGGCTGAGTACGTAGATTGGTTCAACCACCGGCGTCTCCACGGCGAGATCGGCCACGTCCCTCCAGTCGAATACGAGCAGCTCCACGCAGTCCACCCGGCCCCGGAACTGCTCTCAATTTCCAACTAA